Genomic DNA from Oncorhynchus mykiss isolate Arlee chromosome 2, USDA_OmykA_1.1, whole genome shotgun sequence:
ggtctacctacacctgttgtattcagcatttcactgtgaggtctactacacctgttgtattcagcatttcactgtgaggtctactacacctgttgtattcagcatttcactgtgaggtctactacacctgttgtattcagcatttcactgtgaggtctactacacctgttgtattcagcatttcactgtaaggtctactacacctgttgtattcagcatttcactgtgaggtctactacacctgttgtattcagcatttcactgtgaggtctactacacctgttgtattcagcatttcactgtgaggtctactacacctgttgtattcagcatttcactgtgaggtctactacacctgatgtattcagcatttcactgtgaggtctactacacctgttgtattcagcatttcactgtgaggtctacctacacctgttgtattcagcatttcactgtgaggtctactacacctgttgtattcagcatttaactgtaaggtctacctacacctgttgtattcagcatttcactgtgaggtctactacacctgttgtattcagcatttaactgtaaggtctactacacctgttgtattcagcatttcactgtaaagtctactacacctgttgtattcagcatttcactgtgaggtctactacacctgttgtattcagcatttaactgtcaggtctactacacctgttgtattcagcattacactgtcaggtctactacacctgttgtattcagcatttcactgtgaggtctactacacctgttgtattcagcatttcactgtcaggtctactacacctgttgtattcagcatttaactgtaaggtctactacacctgttgtattcagcatttcactgtaaggtctactacacctgttgtattcagcatttcactgtgaggtctactacacctgttgtattcagcatttcactgtgaggtctactacacctgttgtattcagcatttcactgtgaggtctactacacctgttgtattcagcatttcactgtgaggtctactacacctgttgtattcagcattttactgtaaggtctactacacctgttgtattcagcatttcactgtgaggtctactacacctgttgtattcagcatttcactgtaggtctactacacctgttgtattcagcatttcactgtaaggtctactacacctgttgtattcagcatttcactgtaaggtctactacacctgttgtattcagcatttcactaaggtctactacacctgttgtattcagcatttcactgtaaggtctactacacctgttgtattcagcatttcactgtgaggtctactacacctgttgtattcagcatttcactgtaaggtctactacacctgttgtattcagcattacactgtaaggtctactacacctgttgtattcagcatttcactgtaaggtctactacacctgttgtattcagcatttcactgtaaggtgaactgTAACATTTGATTTAGAGGGATACAGGGTGTGTACATTATTAGGCTTTTGCGTCAGGtcaaacctaaaaaaaaaaatacctggTCCAACTGAGGTCCTGTCCTTCTTACCTGGAATCTCTGTTTCTTCTCTGTCATCTCAGTCACTCTGCTGATTAAAGACTGTTCCGCTCCCTGCATCTTCTTCATCTCCTGTTTCAGGTTCCCCTGCAAGACAAAAACACAGTGCCGTCATCCTGCCGTCAATAGAAAACATGCTTTAGCTCTCTGGAACACGTATTTATACTATAACGCGTGTGATATGTTTATTCACCACTAACGATCCTTAGACAACATTAATACTACGGCTCATACAGCTGGGATGTGATCAggtatcgcccccagaaacctccttttactctctgttccagacgttctagacgaccaattcttattgcttttagtcgcacccttattctactcctcctatgttcctctggcgatgtagaggtgaatccaggccctgcagtgcctagctccactcctattccccaggcgctctcttttgacgacttctgtaaccgtaatagccttggtttcatgcatgttaacattagaagcctcctccctaagtttgttctattcactgctttagcacactctgccaacccggatgttctagctgtgtctgaatcctggcttaggaagaccaccaaaaattcagacattttaattccaaactacaacattttcagacaagatagaactgccaaagggggcggtgttgcaatctactgcaaagatagcctgcagagttctgtcctattatccaggtctgtacccaaacaatttgaacttctacttttaaaaatccacctctctaaaaacaagtctctcaccgttgctgcctgctatagaccaccctctgcccccagctgtgctctggacaccatatgtgaactgattgccccccatctatcttcagagctcgtgctgctaggcgacctaaactggaacatgcttaacaccccagccatcctacaatctaaacttgatgccctcaatctcacacaaattatcaatgaacctaccaggtacctccccaaagccttaaacacgggcaccctcatagatatcatcctaaccaacttcccctctaaatacacctctgctgtcttcaaccaagatctcagcgatcactgcctcattgcctgcatccgtaatgggtcagcggtcaaacgacctcctctcatcactgtaaaacgctccccgaaacacttcagcgagcaggcctttctaatcgacctggccggggtatcctggaaggatattgacctcatcccgtcagtagaggatgcctggatattttttaaaaatgccttcctaaccatcttaaataaacatgccccattcaagaaatttagaaccaggaacagatatagcccttggttctccccagacctgactgcccttaatcaacacaaaaatgtcctatggcgttctgcattagcatcgaacagcccccgtgatatgcagctgttcagggaagctagaaaccattatacacaggcagttagaaaagccaaggctagctttttcaagcagaaatttgctttttgcaacactaactcaaaaaagttctgggacactgtaaagtccatggagaataagaacacctcctcacagctgcccactgcactgaagataggaaacactgtcaccactgataaatccaccataattgaaaatttcaataagcatttttctactgctggccatgctttccacctggctactcctacccctgtcaacagcactgcacccccaacagcaactcgcccaagccttccccatttctccttctcccaaatccattcagctgatgttctgaaagagctgcaaaatctggacccctacaaatcagccgggctagacaatctggaccctttctttctaaaattatctgccgaaattgttgccacccctattactagcctgttcaacctctctttcgtgtcgtctgagattcccaaagattggaaagcagctgcggtcatccccctcttcaaagggggggacactcttgacccaaactgctacagacctatatctatcctaccatgcctttctaaggtcttcgaaagccaagtcaacaaacagattaccgaccattttgaatctcaccataccttctctgctatgcaatctggtttcagagctggtcatgggtgcacctcagccacgctcaaggtcctaaacgatatcttaaccgccatcgataagaaacattactgtgcagccgtattcattgatctggccaaggctttcgactctgtcaatcaccacatcctcatcggcagactcaacagccttggtttctcaaatgattgcctcgcctggttcaccaactacttctctgatagagttcagtgtgtcaaatctgagggtctgttgtccggacctctggcagtctctatgggggtgccacagggttcaattcttggaccgactcttctctgtatacatcaatgaggtcgctcttgctgctggtgagtctctgatccacctctacgcagacgacaccattctgtatacttccggcccttctttggacactgtgttaacaaccctccaggcaagcttcaatgccatacaactctccttccgtggcctccaattgctcttaaatacaagtaaaactaaatgcatgctcttcaaccgatcgctacctgcacctacccgcctgtccaacatcactactctggacggctctgacttagaatacgtggacaactacaaatacttaggtgtctggttagactgtaaactctccttccagacccatatcaaacatctccaatccaaagttaaatctagaattggcttcctatttcgcaacaaagcatccttcactcatgctgccaaacatacccttgtaaaactgaccatcctaccaatcctcgactttggcgatgtaatttacaaaatagcatccaataccctactcaacaaattggatgcagtctatcacagtgcaatccgttttgtcaccaaagccccatatactacccaccattgcgacctgtacgctctcgttggctggccctcgcttcatactcgtcgccaaacccactggctccatgtcatctacaagaccctgctaggtaaagtccccccttatctcagctcgctggtcaccatagcatctcccacctgtagcacacgctccagcaggtatatctctctggtcacccccaaaaccaattctttctttggccgtctctctttccagttctctgctgccaatgactggaacgaactacaaaaatctctgaaactggaaacacttatctccctcactagctttaagcaccaactgtcagagcagctcacagattactgcacctgtacatagcccacctataatttagccctatcaactacctctttccaaactgtatttaatttatttatttattttgctcctttgcaccccattatttttatttctactttgcacattcttccattgcaaaactaccattccagtgttttacttgctatattgtatttactttgccaccaaggccttttttttttgcctttacctcccttctcacctcatttgctcacattgtatatagacttgtttatactttattattgactgtatgtttgttttactccatgtgtaactctgtgttgttgtatctgtcgaactgctttgctttatcttggccaggtcgcaattgtaaatgagaacttgttctcaacttgcctacctggttaaataaaggtaaaataaaataaaaataaataaaaaggtatTTTTGTggtgtgttggtatgtgtgttTGGTAAACACTCCTCTGTTTCTCACCCTCAGCTCCCTCTCGGCCTCTCTGATGCTGACGCAAGCGTGGTCCCGGTGCGACCCGATCACGGTACACacggtacagacacacacactacactgacggCAGTAGATCCGGTTCATCTCCTGGTGTTCCGGGCACCTGATGACCATGTAAGTTATACTTCAGCTTGCTGCCAGTTGTTTAATGATTTGTCAtataataaattaaataaaacaatcgTCAACTTTAAATGAAACGTTGAAACACAAAGTATTTACAGGAATTCAAGACTTTACTGCAAATACCGTCCAAAGTTGTTAGGAATTTAACTTTGTGCAGCTCAGAAAAGGAAattcaattgagattctccccaaAATAAGAGTGAAACTTTACCTCCAGGGTGAGGTGTCCTCCACAGGGGGTACCAGGGTGTGGCTCTGGAAGACAGGGGACTCCAGGTGAGGCCGGAGGTGGTCGGAGCACATGGAGGCtccacacaccaggcaggtcttcACCGCAGGGAGAGAGCCCTGGCTGGGGCAATAGTGGCAGGGTAGGAAGGTCTCCCTAGAGGTTTGACGAGCCAGGCTGGGGGACAGGTTGGTACGTCCAGGGGACAGGTTGTTGGCAGCACGGGTAGGAGAGGTGGAGGTGCCGATTGGACCAGATCTGTTGGAGATCTCTGGAAGAGGCTCCCGCTCAGCTTCAACAGGCTTCTCCTTCGTAGGGGTGACTAAACGTAAATGGGTTGTTATGGTCGTTTCAGCAGGATTCTTGGCGGGTGTGTACGGATCTCTTGCAGGGGGTGGAGGTGGGTCCAGCTCAACGGTGGTGATTCTTCTTGGCGATGTGTTGGTCATGTGACCTGCTGCTGCTTCAGGTGATTTTCTAGGGTCATTCAGTGGTTCTCTTGTAAGAGGTTCTGTTGCAGCAGGGGGTTCGTCCAGCTCAATGGGTGGGTCTCTCCTAGGGGACCTAGACCTATCACGTGTCAGGTCCGGACCTCTGACGGCGACGGACGCAGTACTAGGCGGTTTGGTTGCTAAGGAGAATGGTGCTGCTGGCACCTCCTCCTCACTGGACAACTCGACGTCAGACGACGTGTTCTGATtggctgaagaggaggaagaggatgtggCGGGTCTCTTACGGTCACCAGACCGTCCCCTggagtgggaggaagaggagctgcCAATCGCTTGTCTCTTGTTGTCGTGAAGATGGCCTCCTGGGACAGGAGAACTGGCTGGTCTCTTCCCTAACAGACGCTTGGATTGAGAGATGGAGGCTCTCTTCCCAAGGGTCCAGCCCGCTGAATTTATCTCAATGACATCCTCTTCATTGGCTCTGCCTTCTATACCCAACACAACATACATAACACAAATAAATTAGTAGTGATTAGGCCTACTTAGGTTACATCAAAAGGACACAAACCTAGctaaatctaattgtatttgtcacagcacagaatacaacaggtgtagactttaagCGAAATGCTTGCTTTACAAGCCCTTCCCAATGATGCAGAAATACAAAATGATGGGAAATATCATAAATATCATATTATTTTAAGATAGAATAAGGTCGATTGATTTTAAGGCAAGTCAATGGACTTCAGTAGACCTGTGTCGTTACTCGTGTGCGTCAGTCAATATAGCGTAATATTGTTGTTAATGTTTCTATCATAGCCAAGTCATCACCACCATATTAAAACAATGTGTTAACGATGTGTTATTGTTTTAAACTGTAGGCCTAGTACCATAACACAGGTACATCTTCCCCAGCAGTAGCCTAACTTTGGAAATGTTCGTTCCCATGACTAGTCAGCGAACCTGGGGTGTATTTATTACGTCTTGGAACGGGAAACCGTTGACCGTTTATGAACCAAACAGCAAACGGAATGAAGCGTGGAGGGACCTATCAGAATTGGTCCAATATTAAATTCTCGTTTTCGTTGCAAAAGGTTTTCCGTTTGAAATAAACGGTTtgtgttgcaaaacgttttgtaaCAGACTCGGCGTAATGAATAAACCCCTGTATCGTTGTCCCCAGCCTAATTGCGCATGGGCAGAAGTGTCTGGTGAATTCGGGAAGTTACCTGTGGCTGAGCTGGTGCGTGTATGTGCAGGCGCTTCATGTCGCCACGGACTTGCGGTAGTGTCTCTCTTGAACCCCACCGGTAATGTCTTGTACTCCTCCTTGCACTCGGGGCAGTAGTATGGACCGGTGGGCGAACCACTCCATAACTCCTGTATACAGCAGTAGCAGAAAATATGTTTGCATCTCAGCGCAGTCGGATTCCGACATATACCGTGGCACAAAGGACACACCGAGGGCTCGCAGTCCGGGGTCGGCAACGACTGACCCATTTTGCCCAGTAAAAAACGATATTTGTTACGTTTTTTTGTCAACAACACGATAGGCTCGACCTccaggggcctgttgcacaaaagtagaattaagacatccgggataaatggctcagctgagctcaatgaagccaaaacatgtgcgtccaggcttaattggttgcacaaagaccaagccaggatgagcagacacggattcattaaaccaggtgaaaccaatcctggataggtgcgcgctcacggctcactcaaatagaccccgccacagatcacagattaactgatttaccatggcaactagagccgcgtacttttccccgtcggaagcacaaatcctcatggaggcatacgaggaggtaaaagatataattaaaaagaaaggcaacaccgccacagtgataaagcaaagagaaaaagcgtggcaaagtattgcagaccgcctgaatgcgtaagtagtgcacaattacacactcaccgctccgctgaaacatcacaattacaattcaaatatttaattcacatctccaaaaatgcagttgtactgtaattatgaaacggttaattttttttattgaaatgcactgcagatatgagtgaaattgtgtaaagtaactccatcacactgtataaagctatgataaaatttttgatatttttactgaaaacaagacaaaaataccaagtaattttttgcagtgtgactccattaagtgtgtgtgtgtgtgtgtgtgtgtgtgtgtgtgtgtgtagattaaacatgaacgggccaaaacggacatggcagcaggtcaaaatcaaatacaagaacattctgcagaatggtatggtccctgactaatatttaacaaagcacaagcatatattgtacccagaaggtgcctgctcacacattgtctgtactgttttagcagtgaaaaagaatacccacagacaaggcacgggtggtgggtcaccaaaggctgaccttaccccagcagaggacatggccttggagctaaataaaggcaggcccgtcttagaggggatccctggggggaaagagacgagcataggttcctcccaagatgccacccgcttcattcaaggtatgtccttccatctctacatgggatacaaccacattcatattgaatcaatttggactgtctgactttggtttacctattgccttgcagtgtctggcagcactgtgttcctgttagagccaccagcacaagcaccagacgatgctgatccagtgagtactccatcaaaggcatactgtaggcctggcatgtcttgtctactagcttcaatatgaatccgattaaatgtgatagggtgaaggccccagtgcagcagcaacagcacatgatggagacgatgatgaggaggagaccatctctctggattccagaaggcatgaggtatcatgttaagactgtgaaagtactatttactctacaatggtgaggagtcctcatcaaaatcaaaaaatctaatttcttttacaggacccagatgctatacagtgggaaaaccagcctggcaacatagtgcgtattaataaaaggacaccacatcctgccaaattccagctgcgctaattgtattgtgttcacagagctcacaagctatcagaaagttgtatggcaaccacctccggtgccaaatagaactggcagacatagacattcagtacaagaagaaaaagatggaaaatcttgcactggagttcgaaataaaaaagaggacaattaggaaactggaccttgaaataaaaaaaacttgagagggaggtgagatatgccttcaatgtacactgtatgctaactgtaacacaaatgtattaatcattatttttctttcctcccccagctccaagaagatgacacagctcaaaataaaaattaggtatattctcgtaaagtcaagtgagccatgacatatgagctcttattgtgagcacacaggacggtggcatctttctaaggttttttttattttcccagcaatcagtacaaccaagtcatcgttataaggcatcgccctcttttgcccaccccccccagcaccaggtgtggccactagcctatatgaaggcccaaaattgtgtgttcctttctgctctgacaatggcatgcccattcgtgcgagatgtggtggatgaagaagcacttgtgctgaggagagccttcaggtgagaaagggtcttcagggaccggttggacccactggccttccctgatgaccatctatatgaaagatacaggttttctgcagatggcatcaggtatctatgcagactactgggtcccaggattaagcaccgcactgcacggagccatgcactgagtgtggagcaaatggtttgtgtggccttgcgcttttttgctagtggagccttcctgtactcagtgggggatgcagaacagctgaacaaggccacaatttgccgcacaataaggagtgtgtgtctggctatcaaagcattagcagatgtcttcatctccttccctggccacagaagactctgtgacatcaaagaggagttctataggattgcaggtaagaggatctacaaattacaggacaactgttaacacatagtaggatactcattactttgtgtgacaggtttccccaatgtcattggtgcagtggactgcacacacataaggataaaagccccctcaggtgcccatgaggccgattttgtgaataggaaatcctttcacagcattaatgttcaggtgaacataactttttgatattgtccattgacgaacactctgcattgccagtgatgtgcattgattggtgtaatattcctcatcttatgatttcagatggtctgcaatgctgactgtgtgatcagcaatgttgtggcaaaatggcctggctCAGTCNNNNNNNNNNNNNNNNNNNNNNNNNNNNNNNNNNNNNNNNNNNNNNNNNNNNNNNNNNNNNNNNNNNNNNNNNNNNNNNNNNNNNNNNNNNNNNNNNNNNTACATTATTAGGCTTTTGCGTCAGGtcagacctaaaaaaaaaaaatacctggTCCAACTGAGGTCCTGTCCTTCTTACCTGGAATCTCTGTTTCTTCTCTGTCATCTCAGTAACTCTGCTGATTTCAAGACTGTTCCG
This window encodes:
- the LOC118943884 gene encoding histone-lysine N-methyltransferase SETD1A-like, encoding MGQSLPTPDCEPSVCPLCHGICRNPTALRCKHIFCYCCIQELWSGSPTGPYYCPECKEEYKTLPVGFKRDTTASPWRHEAPAHTRTSSATEGRANEEDVIEINSAGWTLGKRASISQSKRLLGKRPASSPVPGGHLHDNKRQAIGSSSSSHSRGRSGDRKRPATSSSSSSANQNTSSDVELSSEEEVPAAPFSLATKPPSTASVAVRGPDLTRDRSRSPRRDPPIELDEPPAATEPLTREPLNDPRKSPEAAAGHMTNTSPRRITTVELDPPPPPARDPYTPAKNPAETTITTHLRLVTPTKEKPVEAEREPLPEISNRSGPIGTSTSPTRAANNLSPGRTNLSPSLARQTSRETFLPCHYCPSQGSLPAVKTCLVCGASMCSDHLRPHLESPVFQSHTLVPPVEDTSPWRCPEHQEMNRIYCRQCSVCVCTVCTVIGSHRDHACVSIREAERELRGNLKQEMKKMQGAEQSLISRVTEMTEKKQRFQWR